From Mycobacterium lacus, one genomic window encodes:
- a CDS encoding lysophospholipid acyltransferase family protein, giving the protein MTGTAAHAWLPRASCDVSCVGVGDTAAARPVRVALRVTLRVMLALLLAPGLPLLAVPLPGRTRAQRGYCRLVLRCFGVRITVSGNPIRNLRGVLVVSPHMSWLDVFAIGAVLPGSFVARADMFTGRATGIAARILRVIPIERSSLRRLPGVVDAVARRLRAGHTVVAFPEGTTWCGWHGDDAGRDAARDGGTPPHAGGTPTRLRGRAGQSHKGCGSFYPAMFQAAIDAGRPVQPLRLTYHHVDGSVSTAPAFVGEDTLLRSVCRLLRVRRTVARVRVESLQLPGTDRRALASRCQSAVEVGPSRHPGRGHALVA; this is encoded by the coding sequence ATGACCGGGACGGCCGCGCACGCCTGGCTCCCGCGGGCATCGTGTGACGTCAGCTGTGTGGGCGTCGGCGACACGGCTGCGGCGCGGCCGGTGCGGGTGGCGCTGCGAGTGACGCTTCGCGTCATGTTGGCGCTGTTGCTGGCTCCGGGGCTGCCGCTGCTGGCGGTGCCACTGCCGGGCCGGACGCGCGCGCAACGCGGCTATTGCCGGTTGGTGCTGCGCTGTTTCGGCGTTCGAATCACCGTGTCGGGCAATCCGATTCGCAACCTGCGCGGAGTCCTGGTTGTCAGCCCCCACATGTCCTGGCTCGACGTCTTCGCTATCGGTGCGGTGTTGCCGGGCTCGTTCGTCGCCCGCGCGGATATGTTCACCGGACGCGCGACCGGGATTGCGGCCCGCATCCTGAGGGTCATCCCGATCGAGCGATCCAGCCTGCGGCGCCTGCCCGGCGTGGTGGACGCAGTCGCCCGTCGGCTGCGCGCCGGGCACACGGTGGTGGCGTTTCCGGAGGGCACCACCTGGTGCGGCTGGCACGGCGACGATGCGGGCCGCGACGCGGCCCGAGATGGGGGCACTCCCCCGCACGCGGGAGGTACCCCCACCCGCTTGCGGGGGAGAGCCGGGCAATCGCACAAGGGGTGCGGGTCCTTCTACCCGGCGATGTTTCAGGCCGCGATCGATGCCGGCCGTCCGGTGCAGCCACTGCGGTTGACGTACCACCACGTCGACGGCAGCGTCTCCACGGCGCCGGCTTTCGTCGGCGAGGACACCTTGTTGCGATCGGTCTGCCGGCTGCTCCGCGTGCGCCGCACTGTGGCCCGGGTGCGCGTCGAATCGCTGCAGCTGCCGGGCACCGACCGGCGGGCCCTGGCCAGTCGCTGCCAGTCCGCGGTGGAGGTGGGCCCCTCGCGGCACCCAGGTCGCGGGCACGCGCTGGTCGCCTGA
- a CDS encoding GNAT family N-acetyltransferase gives MSIASVLIPSEKERGALASCSASAPGPRYSLLLSTDASLIEAAQRLRYDVFSSTPGFALPAAGDGRDVDRFDEYCDHLLVRDDGTGELVGCYRMLPPAGAIAAGGLYTATEFDVRAFDSLRPSLVEMGRAVVREGHRNGGVVLLMWAGILAYLDRYDYDYVTGCVSVPIDTDGEAPGSQIRGVRDFALSRHASHYRVRPYRPVRIDGKGLDDLAPPPRPTIPPLMRGYLRLGARVCGEPAHDPDFGVGDFCALLAKQHADTRYLRRLRSVSAASEMAGAMAGGAA, from the coding sequence ATGAGCATTGCTTCTGTCCTCATACCCAGCGAGAAAGAGCGTGGCGCGCTGGCTTCGTGTTCCGCGTCGGCTCCCGGGCCGCGCTATTCCCTGTTGCTGTCCACCGACGCTTCTCTCATTGAGGCGGCGCAGCGGCTCCGCTATGACGTGTTCAGCAGCACGCCGGGCTTCGCGCTACCGGCGGCGGGCGACGGCCGTGACGTCGATCGTTTCGACGAGTACTGCGACCACCTGCTGGTCCGCGACGACGGCACCGGGGAGCTGGTGGGCTGCTACCGGATGTTGCCGCCGGCGGGTGCGATCGCCGCCGGGGGGCTCTATACCGCCACTGAGTTCGACGTCCGCGCGTTCGATTCGTTGCGGCCATCGTTGGTGGAGATGGGCCGCGCGGTTGTGCGCGAAGGCCACCGCAACGGTGGCGTAGTGCTGCTGATGTGGGCGGGCATCCTGGCCTACCTGGACCGCTACGACTACGACTACGTGACCGGCTGCGTGTCGGTGCCGATCGATACCGACGGTGAAGCACCCGGTAGCCAGATCCGCGGCGTGCGCGACTTCGCGCTGAGCCGTCACGCGTCGCACTACCGGGTGCGCCCCTACCGGCCGGTGCGGATCGACGGCAAGGGCTTGGACGACTTGGCCCCGCCGCCACGGCCGACGATCCCACCACTCATGCGCGGATACTTGCGCCTCGGTGCCCGGGTCTGCGGTGAGCCGGCGCACGACCCAGACTTCGGTGTTGGCGATTTCTGCGCGCTGCTGGCCAAACAGCATGCCGATACCCGCTATCTGCGAAGACTGCGGTCGGTGTCGGCGGCCTCCGAGATGGCTGGCGCGATGGCGGGCGGAGCGGCCTGA
- a CDS encoding electron transfer flavoprotein subunit alpha/FixB family protein codes for MAEVLVLVEHAEGALKKVSAELITAARALGEPAAVVVGAPGTAAPLIDGLKAAGAAKIYVAESDAVDNYLITPVVDVLAGLAESNAPAAVLLAATADGKEIAGRLAARIGSGLLVDAVEVKEGAKAVHSIFGGAFTVEAQANGDTPVITVRAGAIEAQPADGAGEQVSVEVPAPAENATRITSREPVVAGDRPELTEATVVVSGGRGVGSAENFSVVEALADSLGAAVGASRAAVDSGYYPGQFQVGQTGKTVSPQLYIALGISGAIQHRAGMQTSKTIVAVNKDEEAPIFEIADYGVVGDLFKVAPQLTEAIKARKG; via the coding sequence ATGGCTGAAGTATTGGTGCTCGTCGAGCACGCCGAAGGCGCGCTGAAGAAGGTCAGCGCCGAATTGATCACCGCCGCCCGCGCGCTGGGCGAGCCGGCCGCCGTCGTGGTCGGCGCGCCGGGCACGGCCGCCCCGCTGATTGACGGGCTGAAGGCGGCCGGTGCCGCCAAGATCTACGTTGCCGAGTCCGACGCCGTAGACAATTACCTGATCACCCCGGTGGTGGACGTGCTGGCCGGGCTGGCGGAATCGAACGCTCCCGCGGCGGTGTTGCTGGCGGCCACCGCCGACGGCAAGGAGATCGCCGGGCGGCTCGCGGCCCGGATCGGATCCGGTCTGCTGGTCGACGCCGTCGAGGTCAAAGAGGGCGCCAAGGCCGTCCACTCCATTTTCGGTGGCGCCTTCACCGTCGAGGCGCAGGCCAATGGCGACACCCCGGTGATCACGGTGCGGGCCGGGGCCATCGAGGCACAGCCAGCCGACGGCGCGGGTGAACAGGTCAGCGTGGAGGTGCCGGCTCCGGCCGAGAACGCCACCAGGATCACCTCGCGCGAGCCGGTGGTGGCCGGTGACCGGCCGGAGCTGACCGAGGCCACCGTTGTGGTGTCCGGTGGTCGTGGCGTCGGCAGTGCGGAGAACTTCAGCGTGGTCGAGGCGCTGGCCGACTCGTTGGGTGCGGCGGTAGGGGCGTCGCGCGCGGCGGTCGATTCCGGCTATTACCCGGGCCAGTTCCAGGTGGGCCAGACGGGAAAGACCGTGTCGCCGCAGCTCTACATTGCGCTCGGCATCTCCGGGGCGATTCAGCACCGCGCGGGCATGCAGACCTCCAAGACCATCGTCGCGGTCAACAAGGACGAGGAGGCACCCATCTTCGAGATCGCCGATTACGGCGTGGTCGGTGACCTGTTCAAGGTCGCTCCGCAGCTGACGGAGGCGATCAAGGCCCGCAAGGGCTGA
- a CDS encoding electron transfer flavoprotein subunit beta/FixA family protein: MTNIVVLIKQVPDTWSERKLTDGDFTLDREAADAVLDEINERAVEEALQIREKEAADGIEGSVTVLTAGPERATEAIRKALSMGADKAVHLKDDGMHGSDVIQTGWALARALGTIEGTELVIAGNESTDGVGGAVPAIIAEYLGLPQLTHLRKVSVANGKITGERETDEGVFTLEASLPAVVSVNEKINEPRFPSFKGIMAAKKKEVTVLTLADIGVESDEVGLANAGSTVLASTPKPPKTAGEKITDEGEGGNQIAQYLIAQKII; encoded by the coding sequence ATGACAAACATCGTGGTCCTGATCAAGCAGGTCCCGGACACCTGGTCGGAGCGCAAGCTGACCGACGGCGATTTCACGTTGGACCGCGAAGCCGCCGACGCGGTGCTGGACGAGATCAACGAGCGCGCGGTGGAAGAAGCGCTGCAGATCCGGGAGAAAGAGGCCGCCGATGGCATCGAGGGGTCGGTCACCGTGCTGACCGCGGGCCCAGAGCGCGCCACCGAGGCGATCCGCAAGGCCCTGTCGATGGGCGCCGACAAGGCCGTTCATCTCAAGGACGACGGCATGCACGGCTCCGACGTGATCCAGACCGGGTGGGCGCTGGCGCGCGCGCTGGGCACCATTGAGGGCACCGAGTTGGTGATCGCCGGCAACGAATCCACCGACGGCGTGGGCGGCGCGGTGCCTGCCATCATCGCCGAGTACCTGGGCTTGCCGCAGCTCACCCACCTGCGCAAGGTGTCGGTAGCGAACGGCAAAATCACCGGCGAGCGCGAGACCGACGAGGGCGTATTCACCCTCGAGGCCTCACTGCCCGCGGTGGTCAGCGTGAACGAGAAGATCAACGAACCGCGCTTCCCGTCCTTCAAAGGCATCATGGCCGCCAAGAAGAAGGAGGTCACGGTGCTGACCCTGGCCGACATCGGCGTCGAGAGCGACGAGGTCGGGCTGGCCAACGCTGGGTCGACCGTCCTGGCTTCGACACCGAAGCCGCCGAAGACCGCCGGTGAGAAGATCACCGATGAGGGTGAAGGCGGCAACCAGATCGCGCAGTACCTGATAGCCCAGAAAATCATCTAG
- a CDS encoding class I SAM-dependent methyltransferase, whose amino-acid sequence MSAFVPDVPHHISGATSPGVDTALTLTGERTIPGVDIENYWFRRHQVVYERLAPRCAGRDVLEAGCGEGYGADLIAAVARRVVAVDYDEAAVAHVRSRYPGVHVLQANLAELPLDDASVDVVVNFQVIEHLWDQGQFVRECFRVLRPSGLLMVSTPNRITFSPGRDTPINPFHTRELNADELTELLLAGGFSDVSISGLFHGPRLQDMDTRHGGSIIDAQIARAVADAPWPPGLAADVAAVTTADFDVAEAGDRDVDDSLDLIAIAVRP is encoded by the coding sequence ATGAGCGCATTCGTCCCTGACGTCCCCCACCACATCTCCGGCGCCACCTCGCCGGGGGTCGATACGGCGTTGACGCTGACGGGCGAGCGCACCATCCCCGGTGTGGACATCGAGAATTACTGGTTTCGCCGCCACCAGGTGGTGTATGAGCGGCTGGCGCCCCGCTGCGCGGGCCGTGACGTGCTGGAAGCCGGTTGCGGCGAAGGCTACGGTGCCGATTTGATCGCCGCCGTCGCCCGCCGAGTCGTCGCGGTGGACTATGACGAGGCCGCGGTGGCCCATGTCCGCAGCCGCTACCCCGGGGTGCACGTGCTGCAGGCAAACCTGGCCGAGTTGCCCCTAGATGACGCGTCGGTGGACGTCGTGGTCAACTTCCAGGTCATCGAACACCTGTGGGACCAGGGCCAGTTCGTCCGCGAGTGCTTCCGGGTGCTGCGGCCCTCGGGGCTGCTGATGGTGTCCACTCCCAACCGCATCACCTTCTCCCCCGGCCGCGACACCCCGATCAACCCGTTTCACACCCGCGAACTCAACGCCGACGAACTCACCGAACTGCTGCTCGCCGGGGGGTTTTCCGACGTGTCGATCAGCGGTCTGTTCCACGGGCCGCGGCTGCAAGACATGGATACCCGCCACGGCGGTTCCATCATCGACGCGCAGATCGCCCGCGCGGTGGCCGACGCACCGTGGCCCCCCGGGCTTGCGGCCGACGTTGCGGCGGTCACCACCGCGGATTTCGACGTCGCTGAGGCCGGCGACCGAGATGTAGATGACAGCCTGGATCTAATCGCGATCGCGGTGCGGCCGTGA
- a CDS encoding 1,4-alpha-glucan branching protein domain-containing protein, whose amino-acid sequence MSTSSSRVPGMFSLVLHTHLPWLAHHGRWPVGEEWLYQSWSAAYLPLFRVLRTLADEGRHRSITLGMTPVVNAQLDDPYCLDGMHHWLANWRLRAAEAASVRIASRAKSADYPSCAPEALRAFGIRECAEADEALEDFATRWRHGASPLLRSLIDAGTVELLGGPLAHPFQPLLAPRLREFALREGLADARLRLAHHPTGIWAPECAYAPGLETEYTTAGVSHFMVDGPSLHGDAALGRPVGDTDVVAFGRDLQVSYRVWSPKSGYPGHAAYRDFHTYDHLTGLKPARVTGRNVASEAKAPYDPERADRAVDLHVADFVEVVRRRLLTESERIGRPAHVVAAFDTELFGHWWYEGPTWLARVLRALPAAGVRVGTLSDAITDGFVGDAVELPPSSWGSGKDWQVWDGERVADLVQLNSEVVDTALTTVDKALAQTASLDGPTPRDHVADQILRETLLTVSSDWPFMVSKDSAADYARYRAHLHAHATREIAGALASGRREAARRLADGWNRADGLFGALDARRLPR is encoded by the coding sequence GTGAGCACGTCCTCGAGCCGGGTTCCGGGCATGTTCAGCCTGGTTCTGCACACCCACCTGCCGTGGCTGGCCCACCACGGCCGCTGGCCCGTCGGTGAGGAATGGCTCTACCAGTCATGGTCGGCGGCCTACCTGCCGCTATTTCGCGTGCTGCGCACCCTGGCCGACGAGGGTCGGCACCGGTCGATCACCCTCGGGATGACGCCCGTGGTCAACGCCCAGCTCGACGACCCGTATTGCCTCGACGGCATGCATCACTGGCTGGCCAACTGGCGACTGCGCGCGGCCGAGGCCGCCAGCGTGCGGATTGCTTCCCGCGCGAAGTCGGCCGACTATCCGTCGTGTGCACCGGAGGCGTTGCGGGCCTTCGGGATTCGTGAATGCGCCGAGGCGGACGAAGCACTTGAGGACTTCGCAACCCGGTGGCGCCATGGCGCCAGCCCGCTGTTGCGCAGCCTGATCGACGCCGGCACCGTGGAGCTGCTGGGCGGCCCGTTGGCCCACCCATTCCAGCCATTGCTGGCGCCGCGGCTGCGCGAGTTCGCGCTGCGCGAAGGGCTGGCCGACGCACGGCTTCGCTTGGCGCACCACCCGACCGGGATCTGGGCACCCGAATGCGCCTACGCCCCAGGCCTGGAAACCGAGTACACGACTGCCGGCGTCTCTCACTTCATGGTCGACGGCCCGTCACTGCACGGTGACGCCGCGCTAGGCCGGCCGGTCGGCGACACCGATGTAGTCGCGTTCGGACGTGACCTGCAGGTCAGCTACCGGGTGTGGTCGCCGAAATCCGGCTACCCCGGACACGCCGCCTACCGCGATTTCCACACCTATGACCACCTCACCGGTCTCAAGCCGGCCCGGGTCACCGGCCGCAACGTGGCGTCCGAGGCCAAGGCACCCTACGATCCCGAGCGGGCCGACCGCGCGGTCGACCTGCATGTCGCCGACTTCGTCGAGGTGGTGCGCCGCCGGTTGCTCACCGAGTCCGAGCGCATCGGGCGGCCCGCCCACGTGGTGGCCGCCTTCGACACCGAGTTGTTCGGCCACTGGTGGTACGAGGGCCCGACGTGGTTGGCGCGCGTGCTGCGGGCCCTGCCGGCCGCCGGCGTGCGGGTGGGCACGCTGAGCGACGCGATCACCGATGGCTTTGTCGGTGATGCGGTCGAATTGCCGCCCAGCTCGTGGGGTTCCGGTAAGGACTGGCAGGTGTGGGACGGCGAGAGGGTGGCCGATCTGGTCCAGCTCAACAGCGAAGTGGTCGACACCGCGTTGACCACGGTCGACAAGGCTTTGGCGCAGACGGCGTCGTTGGACGGACCTACTCCTCGCGATCATGTTGCCGATCAGATCCTGCGCGAGACGCTGCTCACCGTGTCCAGCGACTGGCCGTTCATGGTGAGTAAGGATTCCGCCGCCGACTACGCCCGGTACCGCGCACACCTGCATGCCCACGCCACCCGGGAGATCGCCGGGGCGCTGGCGTCGGGTCGGCGCGAGGCGGCGCGGCGGCTGGCCGACGGGTGGAACCGCGCCGACGGTCTGTTCGGCGCCTTGGACGCCCGAAGGCTGCCCAGGTGA
- a CDS encoding glycosyltransferase family 4 protein, which yields MRILMVSWEYPPVVIGGLGRHVHHLSTALAAAGHDVVVLSRRPSGTDASTHPSSDEVCAGVRVIAAAQDPHEFTFSDDMMAWTLAMGHAMIRAGMPLKRRGTDRPWRPDVVHAHDWLVAHPAIALAQFYDVPMVSTIHATEAGRHSGWVSGALSRQVHAVESWLVRESDSLITCSASMSDEITELFGPGLAEITVIRNGIDAARWPFAARRPRTGPPELLYVGRLEYEKGVHDAIAALPRIRRTHPGATLTIAGEGTQQNWLVEQARKHKVLKATRFVGHLDHDELLALLHRADAAVLPSHYEPFGLVALEAAAAGTPLVTSNIGGLGEAVINGRTGVSCAPRDVAGLAAAVRTVLDDPAAAQRRARAARERLTSDFDWQTVASQTAQVYLSAKRRERQPQPRLPIVEHALPDR from the coding sequence GTGAGGATCCTCATGGTGTCGTGGGAATACCCGCCGGTGGTGATCGGCGGGCTTGGGCGGCACGTGCATCACCTGTCGACCGCCCTGGCCGCGGCGGGTCACGACGTCGTCGTGTTGTCCCGCCGTCCGTCGGGCACCGATGCCAGCACGCACCCGTCCTCCGACGAGGTCTGCGCGGGTGTCCGGGTGATCGCGGCGGCGCAGGATCCACACGAATTCACCTTCAGCGACGACATGATGGCCTGGACCCTGGCAATGGGCCATGCGATGATCCGCGCCGGCATGCCCCTGAAGAGACGCGGCACCGATCGCCCATGGCGTCCCGACGTCGTACACGCACACGACTGGCTGGTCGCTCATCCGGCCATTGCGCTGGCCCAATTCTACGACGTACCAATGGTTTCCACGATTCACGCGACTGAAGCCGGCCGGCATTCCGGCTGGGTTAGCGGCGCTCTCAGCCGTCAGGTGCACGCCGTCGAGTCGTGGCTGGTACGTGAATCCGATTCGCTGATCACGTGTTCGGCGTCGATGAGCGACGAGATCACCGAGCTTTTCGGGCCCGGCCTGGCCGAGATCACGGTGATACGCAACGGTATCGACGCGGCGCGCTGGCCGTTCGCTGCCCGACGCCCACGCACCGGGCCACCCGAACTCCTCTACGTCGGGCGGCTGGAGTACGAGAAGGGTGTACACGACGCCATCGCCGCGCTGCCGCGGATCAGGCGCACCCACCCGGGTGCCACGCTGACCATCGCCGGCGAGGGCACCCAGCAGAACTGGCTTGTCGAGCAGGCCCGCAAACACAAGGTGCTCAAGGCAACCAGGTTCGTAGGACACCTCGACCACGACGAGCTGCTGGCGCTGCTCCATCGCGCTGACGCCGCCGTGCTGCCCAGCCACTACGAGCCGTTCGGCCTTGTTGCCCTCGAGGCCGCCGCTGCCGGCACCCCGCTGGTGACGTCGAACATCGGCGGCCTCGGCGAGGCGGTGATCAACGGACGGACAGGGGTATCCTGTGCACCCCGTGATGTGGCGGGACTGGCCGCGGCCGTGCGCACAGTGCTCGACGATCCGGCGGCCGCGCAGCGGCGCGCCCGGGCGGCCAGAGAACGGCTGACCTCCGACTTCGACTGGCAGACAGTGGCCAGCCAGACCGCACAGGTGTACCTGTCGGCCAAGCGCCGCGAACGGCAACCACAGCCGCGACTGCCGATCGTCGAACACGCACTGCCGGACCGTTGA
- a CDS encoding VOC family protein, whose product MTPDVEAHNGLHSEYGARRGEHPGRSRNPVIKVHDIAWLEFEKPDLDHAEAFGKAFGFAVAVRTPDALHLRGADAGAPCVLIRRGRRSRFVGAAFTARDQSDVQRLADATGRRPRDLPARLGGLTVDLTDPSGLTVRVVADTHQLEPLPAQAPHTLNVAHELKRVNATQRPPRRPATVQRLGHLALQTTSYLRTLNWYLDTLGMIVSDFLFFPGQRDRGPAMSFIRCDRGMTPTDHHTLALALAPANRYLHSAYQVCDLDSLAAGGEYLASCGYHRSWGIGRHIQGSQIFDYWRDPDGFMVEHFSDGDMFDCSLEPGWAPLTASGLVQWGPAPTRDYLGTSRKSLPREALSAISALCADNEFDYRRLIGLIEAAKS is encoded by the coding sequence ATGACACCCGACGTCGAGGCACACAACGGCTTACACAGCGAGTACGGCGCCCGCAGAGGTGAGCATCCCGGCCGCTCGCGCAACCCCGTGATCAAGGTTCACGACATCGCATGGTTGGAGTTCGAAAAGCCCGATCTGGATCACGCCGAAGCTTTCGGTAAGGCATTCGGATTCGCCGTCGCCGTCCGCACACCCGACGCGCTGCACCTGCGCGGCGCTGACGCCGGAGCACCGTGCGTGCTCATCCGGCGCGGCCGCAGGTCTCGCTTCGTTGGGGCCGCCTTCACCGCCCGCGACCAAAGCGATGTGCAGCGGCTGGCCGACGCGACGGGACGCCGGCCGCGCGATCTGCCCGCACGGCTGGGCGGCCTAACCGTCGACCTGACCGATCCCAGCGGGCTCACGGTTCGTGTGGTGGCGGACACCCATCAGCTCGAGCCGTTGCCGGCTCAGGCGCCGCACACCTTGAACGTCGCGCATGAACTCAAGCGCGTCAACGCGACCCAGCGGCCGCCACGGAGACCCGCCACCGTGCAACGGCTCGGACACCTGGCGCTGCAGACCACCTCGTATCTGCGGACGCTCAATTGGTACCTCGACACCCTGGGAATGATCGTCAGCGACTTCCTGTTCTTTCCCGGCCAGCGCGACCGGGGACCCGCCATGAGCTTCATCCGCTGTGACCGTGGGATGACACCGACCGACCACCACACGCTCGCCCTAGCGTTGGCACCGGCGAACCGCTACCTGCATTCGGCATATCAGGTATGCGATCTCGACAGCCTGGCGGCGGGCGGCGAATACCTCGCCAGCTGTGGTTATCACCGGTCGTGGGGAATCGGCCGCCACATCCAGGGCAGCCAGATCTTCGACTACTGGCGCGACCCGGACGGATTCATGGTCGAGCACTTCAGTGACGGAGACATGTTCGACTGTTCTCTGGAGCCTGGCTGGGCACCGCTGACCGCGTCGGGCCTGGTGCAGTGGGGGCCGGCGCCAACCAGAGATTATCTTGGCACCAGTCGCAAATCCTTACCCCGCGAAGCACTTTCAGCTATCAGCGCGCTCTGCGCCGACAACGAGTTCGATTACCGCCGCCTGATCGGCCTGATCGAAGCGGCCAAGTCATGA